From Hymenobacter sedentarius, a single genomic window includes:
- a CDS encoding sulfite exporter TauE/SafE family protein has protein sequence MLHYFGYFAAIFIGLSLGIMGGGGSILTVPVLVYLMGVSPVLSTAYSLFVVGSTSVVGASGYFRKGLVSLKTAVVFLIPSLLAVFVVRKVLMPAIPHVLFTMGSIVFTKDLLVLVAFAVLMVAAATSMIRSKQAEEVLDEELHFPHAFNYPLILTIGLVVGTLTGFVGAGGGFLIIPALVLGARLPMKLAVGTSLAIIALNSLIGFTGDLSAGTPIAWTFLLGFLAFALGGIVLGTYLARFIPGAKLKPAFGWFTLAMGTFILTKELLFHHA, from the coding sequence ATGCTGCACTACTTCGGCTACTTCGCGGCCATCTTCATCGGCCTTTCGCTCGGCATCATGGGCGGGGGCGGCTCCATCCTCACGGTGCCCGTGCTGGTGTACCTGATGGGCGTGAGCCCGGTGCTGAGCACGGCGTATTCGTTGTTTGTGGTGGGCAGCACGTCGGTGGTGGGCGCCTCGGGCTACTTCCGCAAGGGGCTGGTGTCGCTGAAAACGGCCGTGGTCTTTCTGATTCCTTCGCTGCTGGCCGTGTTTGTGGTGCGCAAGGTGCTGATGCCGGCCATTCCGCACGTGCTGTTCACGATGGGTAGCATTGTCTTCACCAAAGACTTGCTGGTGCTGGTGGCCTTTGCCGTGCTCATGGTGGCGGCGGCCACGTCCATGATTCGCAGCAAGCAGGCCGAAGAGGTGCTCGACGAGGAGCTGCACTTCCCGCACGCCTTCAACTACCCGCTTATTCTCACCATTGGGCTGGTGGTGGGTACGCTCACGGGCTTTGTGGGCGCGGGCGGCGGCTTTCTCATCATCCCGGCGCTGGTGCTGGGTGCGCGCCTGCCCATGAAGCTGGCCGTGGGCACCTCGCTGGCCATCATTGCCCTGAATTCGCTCATCGGCTTCACCGGCGACCTAAGCGCCGGCACGCCCATCGCCTGGACCTTCCTGCTTGGCTTTTTGGCCTTTGCCCTGGGCGGCATCGTGCTCGGCACTTACCTGGCCCGATTCATCCCGGGGGCCAAGCTCAAGCCGGCTTTTGGCTGGTTCACGCTGGCCATGGGCACGTTTATTCTGACCAAAGAGCTGCTGTTTCACCACGCTTAA
- a CDS encoding MFS transporter, protein MIPRLGLYENWRQFSLLVLVNAFVGGMVGLERSILPRLAEQEFQVVARSAILSFIVVFGLTKAVANYYAGAWANKIGRKNLLVIGWLFGLPVPLLLLWAPTWGWVIVANVLLGLNQGLAWSSTVVMKIDLVGPKQRGLAMGLNESAGYLAVAATAFASGWLATEYGLRPYPFYLGIALAVLGLLGSLLVRDTSAHVALEAAQAPAVSTGPPLSFWDVTWRHPNLGSVTQAGLVNNLNDGMVWGLLPLLLASKGFTLTQIGTVAAVYPAVWGLGQLVTGPLADRLCKKDLLFWGMLLQGAVLLAMLFTSSYPVFVLLAGLLGAGTALVYPTFLAAVAEYAPLAQRAHSVGIFRFWRDAGYAIGALLTGLLADAFGLGAALAAIGGLTVLSAVVVRGRMYCLTEDAPVVAFRSGACVRPKWEFSTTIKMKSGVACVIRK, encoded by the coding sequence ATGATTCCTAGACTCGGCTTGTATGAAAATTGGCGGCAGTTCAGCCTGCTGGTGCTCGTTAACGCCTTTGTGGGCGGCATGGTGGGGCTGGAGCGCAGCATCCTGCCGCGGCTGGCGGAGCAAGAATTTCAGGTGGTGGCGCGCTCGGCCATCCTCTCCTTTATCGTCGTCTTCGGCCTGACCAAAGCGGTGGCCAACTACTACGCCGGAGCCTGGGCCAATAAGATTGGGCGGAAAAACCTGCTGGTCATCGGCTGGCTTTTCGGGCTGCCGGTGCCGCTGCTGCTGCTCTGGGCTCCCACTTGGGGCTGGGTGATTGTGGCAAATGTGTTGCTGGGCCTGAACCAGGGCCTGGCCTGGTCGAGCACGGTGGTGATGAAAATTGATTTGGTGGGCCCGAAGCAGCGCGGCCTGGCCATGGGCCTGAATGAGTCGGCCGGCTACCTGGCCGTGGCGGCCACGGCGTTCGCCTCGGGCTGGCTGGCCACGGAGTACGGCCTGCGGCCCTACCCTTTTTATCTGGGCATCGCGCTGGCGGTGCTGGGCCTACTGGGCTCGCTGCTGGTGCGCGACACGAGCGCCCACGTGGCCCTGGAAGCCGCGCAGGCCCCGGCCGTGTCAACTGGCCCGCCGCTCTCGTTCTGGGACGTGACGTGGCGGCACCCCAATCTGGGCTCCGTCACGCAGGCCGGGCTGGTGAACAACCTGAACGACGGCATGGTGTGGGGCCTGCTGCCGCTGCTACTGGCCAGTAAAGGCTTTACACTGACGCAGATTGGCACGGTAGCGGCCGTGTACCCGGCGGTGTGGGGTTTGGGTCAGCTGGTGACTGGGCCACTGGCCGACCGCCTGTGCAAGAAAGACCTACTTTTTTGGGGCATGCTGCTGCAAGGAGCCGTGCTGCTGGCCATGCTGTTTACGTCTTCCTACCCGGTATTTGTGCTGCTGGCGGGGCTATTGGGCGCGGGCACGGCGCTGGTGTACCCCACCTTTCTGGCGGCCGTGGCCGAGTACGCGCCGCTGGCGCAGCGGGCGCACAGCGTGGGCATCTTCCGGTTCTGGCGCGATGCGGGCTACGCCATCGGGGCACTGCTCACCGGCCTGCTGGCCGATGCCTTTGGCTTGGGAGCGGCGCTGGCCGCCATTGGCGGGCTCACGGTCCTCTCGGCCGTGGTGGTGCGCGGGCGGATGTACTGCCTGACCGAGGATGCACCAGTAGTGGCATTCCGTTCCGGGGCCTGCGTCCGGCCCAAGTGGGAATTTTCGACGACAATAAAAATGAAATCGGGCGTTGCGTGCGTTATACGCAAATGA
- a CDS encoding GNAT family N-acetyltransferase: protein MNLLQTTTLTLAQQEQVRQLWNQEYPCQLSFAESNDFEDWLAKLTNARHLLLVRETGGVRGWLTVFQREKAPWFVLLVDSAVHGRGHGTILLDRAKAQETELNGWVVPHEDYRKPNGDVYRSPVAFYEKNGFAILHDQPLGSAHLSAIRIHWVR from the coding sequence ATGAACCTGCTGCAAACGACCACACTTACCCTGGCCCAGCAGGAGCAAGTACGGCAGCTGTGGAACCAGGAATACCCCTGCCAATTGTCTTTCGCAGAGTCGAATGACTTCGAAGACTGGCTGGCGAAGCTAACCAACGCCCGCCACTTGTTGCTCGTGCGGGAAACGGGGGGCGTTCGGGGGTGGTTGACCGTGTTCCAACGCGAAAAAGCGCCGTGGTTTGTGCTCCTCGTCGATTCAGCGGTGCATGGCCGGGGACACGGCACGATTTTGCTGGACCGGGCCAAAGCCCAGGAAACCGAATTAAACGGTTGGGTGGTACCCCACGAGGACTACCGAAAACCGAACGGGGACGTGTACCGCTCGCCCGTGGCGTTCTACGAGAAAAATGGGTTCGCTATCCTTCACGACCAGCCGCTGGGTTCCGCTCACCTGTCGGCCATTCGAATCCATTGGGTCAGATAA
- a CDS encoding YeeE/YedE family protein — protein sequence MLELLQQPWPWYVAGPLIGLTVPALLLVGNKALGISSSLRHVCAACVPAGIPFLTYNWRAEIWNLVFVLGIALGGFIGYRLLGHPDVIGISAATVRDLKAELHLTDFTGLLPRELFALDNLANWKGWVFLVLGGFLVGFGTRYAGGCTSGHAISGLSNLQWVSGVAVIGFFAGGLLMTWVIYPLLF from the coding sequence ATGCTTGAACTCCTGCAACAACCCTGGCCCTGGTACGTGGCCGGCCCGCTCATCGGCCTGACGGTACCCGCGCTGCTGCTCGTCGGGAACAAGGCGCTGGGCATCAGCTCCTCCCTGCGGCATGTGTGCGCGGCCTGCGTGCCGGCCGGCATCCCGTTTCTGACTTATAACTGGCGGGCCGAAATCTGGAACCTGGTGTTCGTGCTCGGCATCGCGCTGGGCGGCTTCATCGGCTACCGGCTCCTGGGCCACCCCGACGTTATCGGCATCTCGGCCGCCACGGTGCGCGACCTGAAAGCCGAACTGCACCTAACCGACTTCACCGGCCTGCTGCCCCGGGAGCTGTTTGCCCTCGACAACCTCGCCAACTGGAAAGGCTGGGTGTTTCTGGTGCTGGGCGGCTTTCTGGTGGGCTTCGGCACGCGCTACGCCGGCGGCTGCACCTCGGGCCACGCCATTTCGGGCCTCTCGAACCTGCAGTGGGTGTCGGGGGTGGCCGTCATCGGCTTCTTTGCCGGCGGCCTGCTCATGACCTGGGTGATTTACCCGCTGCTATTCTAA
- a CDS encoding TlpA family protein disulfide reductase — MEPAKVAFVMLTLDDDAAKARKFVQSQGYTFPVYLRAGELPAPFDFNSIPSPVILGPDGQVAARHDGMAEYDTPEFQRALEKLARR; from the coding sequence ATGGAGCCTGCAAAAGTGGCGTTCGTGATGCTCACGCTCGACGACGATGCGGCCAAGGCCCGGAAATTCGTGCAGAGCCAGGGCTACACCTTCCCCGTGTACCTGCGCGCCGGCGAGCTGCCCGCGCCCTTCGATTTCAACTCCATTCCCTCCCCCGTCATCCTTGGCCCCGACGGCCAGGTGGCCGCCCGTCACGACGGCATGGCCGAGTACGACACCCCCGAGTTCCAGCGGGCCCTGGAAAAGCTGGCCCGCCGCTAG
- a CDS encoding GDCCVxC domain-containing (seleno)protein: protein MTPTQPVTLTSVLTCPVCQHAQAEQMPTDACQWFYECTSCHTLLKPLAGDCCVYCSYGSVPCPPIQQQGKGACGCC from the coding sequence ATGACGCCGACCCAACCCGTCACCCTTACCTCTGTGCTCACCTGCCCCGTCTGCCAGCATGCGCAAGCCGAGCAGATGCCCACCGACGCTTGCCAGTGGTTCTACGAGTGCACCAGCTGCCACACCTTGCTCAAGCCCCTGGCCGGCGACTGCTGCGTGTACTGTTCCTACGGCTCGGTACCGTGCCCGCCGATCCAGCAGCAGGGCAAAGGGGCTTGCGGCTGCTGTTAA
- a CDS encoding ArsR family transcriptional regulator produces the protein MPPQRAGIHAYFSSCLNTNKDLLADKQRCVGNLADVLHLTISAVSPHLRKRKDGCVVTARQVGQTVFYTLHAEHQPVLLLLLLLLLLLLLLLLLLLLLARLTTQPEPTP, from the coding sequence GTGCCTCCCCAAAGGGCAGGCATTCACGCGTACTTTAGCAGTTGCCTGAATACGAACAAGGATTTGCTAGCCGACAAGCAGCGGTGCGTCGGCAACTTGGCCGATGTCCTCCACCTGACGATTTCGGCCGTGTCGCCGCACCTGCGCAAGCGCAAGGACGGCTGCGTGGTCACCGCCCGCCAAGTCGGCCAAACCGTGTTCTACACCCTCCACGCCGAGCATCAGCCGGTGCTCCTGCTCCTGCTCCTGCTCCTGCTCCTGCTCCTGCTCCTGCTCCTGCTCCTGCTCCTGTTGGCCCGTCTCACCACTCAGCCCGAACCAACCCCGTGA
- a CDS encoding DUF6691 family protein translates to MKYFKYLVLGTLFGIILTKSEVISWFRIQEMFRFQAFHMYGVIGSAILVGMISIQLIKRNRLKSMDGEPIVLTDKKFNHGIWIGGFIFGLGWALTGACPGPLFAQLGSGVGSAAVLILAALAGTWTYSALREKLPY, encoded by the coding sequence ATGAAATATTTCAAATACCTGGTGCTGGGCACGTTGTTCGGCATCATTCTCACCAAAAGCGAAGTCATCAGCTGGTTTCGGATTCAGGAAATGTTCCGCTTCCAGGCCTTCCATATGTACGGCGTCATTGGCTCGGCCATACTGGTGGGCATGATTTCCATTCAGCTCATCAAGCGCAACCGCCTGAAGTCGATGGACGGCGAGCCCATCGTGCTGACCGACAAAAAATTCAACCACGGCATCTGGATTGGCGGCTTCATCTTCGGCCTCGGCTGGGCCCTGACCGGGGCCTGCCCTGGCCCGCTGTTCGCGCAGCTGGGCAGTGGCGTGGGCTCGGCGGCCGTGCTGATTCTGGCCGCCCTGGCCGGCACCTGGACCTACAGCGCCCTGCGCGAAAAGCTGCCGTACTAA
- a CDS encoding TlpA disulfide reductase family protein, translating into MLTDLRTPVLGGLQRGLLATGLWKPDVPAAPAALPVVLTRSAAYPHNLPMVTLEGKSVNLSELKGKVVFVNLWASWCLPCRAEMPGIEALY; encoded by the coding sequence ATGCTCACCGACCTCCGCACCCCGGTACTCGGCGGCCTGCAGCGCGGCCTGCTGGCCACCGGCCTGTGGAAACCAGATGTTCCCGCTGCCCCAGCCGCGCTGCCCGTGGTGCTTACCCGCAGCGCTGCCTACCCGCATAACCTGCCGATGGTTACCCTCGAGGGGAAGTCCGTAAACCTGAGCGAACTGAAAGGCAAAGTCGTCTTCGTGAATTTATGGGCTAGTTGGTGCCTGCCCTGCCGCGCCGAAATGCCGGGCATCGAAGCCCTGTATTAA
- a CDS encoding ArsR/SmtB family transcription factor, with the protein MNLTSEKMEKVAFILKTTAHPTRIAIVQLLAANDSLSVSDISEKLNVEQSLLSHHLSGMKLKGILSSYRDGKNIFYSLKMREVIDVIQCLAACTFL; encoded by the coding sequence ATGAATCTCACGAGTGAGAAGATGGAGAAGGTGGCCTTCATTCTCAAAACCACGGCCCACCCCACGCGCATTGCCATCGTGCAGCTGCTGGCGGCCAACGACAGCCTGTCGGTGTCGGACATCAGCGAGAAGCTGAACGTGGAGCAAAGCCTGCTCTCGCACCACCTCTCGGGCATGAAGCTCAAGGGAATTCTCAGCTCCTACCGCGACGGCAAAAACATTTTTTACTCGCTGAAGATGCGCGAGGTCATCGACGTGATTCAGTGCCTGGCCGCGTGCACGTTCCTGTAA
- a CDS encoding rhodanese-like domain-containing protein, whose amino-acid sequence MKIEQFEDKGLAHFSYAILSECAREIVLIDPARNPQQYYDYAKANEANIVAVIETHPHADFVSSHLEIAQATGAVIRVSKLLAADYAHEAFDEGDAFTVGKLTFRALNTPGHSPDSLSIVLSREGKDVAVFTGDTLFIGDVGRPDLRENAGNLTAKREELAQQMYHSLREKLMPLAADVLVYPAHGAGSLCGKALSGANSSTIGAEKIGNPMLRAMSEEDFVKELLADQPFIPKYFGYDVALNKAGAPAFAPSVQQVPRLASGAALEAGAVVIDTRPAAEFKKGHVNGAINIQQGGKFETWLGSIVGPEESFYLIAADEATREDLIQKTAKIGYEPLIKGALVGTPATKATLPVLDVPTFREHPEHYTIVDIRNPVEYRDEPIFDGSINIPLPELRERASEIPTDKPVVVHCAGGYRSAAGSSIVANALPGTEVLDLSEAVKSFQTATAAH is encoded by the coding sequence ATGAAAATCGAACAGTTTGAAGACAAGGGCCTGGCCCACTTCTCCTACGCCATTCTGAGCGAGTGCGCCCGCGAAATTGTCCTCATCGACCCGGCCCGCAACCCGCAGCAATACTACGATTACGCGAAGGCCAACGAGGCCAACATCGTGGCCGTCATCGAAACCCACCCCCACGCCGACTTTGTCTCGTCGCACCTGGAAATTGCGCAAGCCACCGGGGCCGTTATCCGCGTGAGCAAGCTGCTCGCGGCTGATTACGCTCACGAGGCCTTTGATGAGGGCGACGCCTTCACCGTGGGCAAGCTCACCTTCCGCGCCCTGAACACGCCCGGCCACTCGCCCGATTCGCTCAGCATCGTGCTGAGCCGCGAGGGTAAGGACGTGGCCGTATTCACTGGCGACACGCTCTTCATCGGCGACGTGGGCCGGCCCGACCTGCGCGAAAACGCCGGCAACCTGACCGCCAAGCGCGAGGAGCTGGCCCAGCAGATGTACCACTCGTTGCGCGAGAAACTCATGCCGCTGGCGGCTGACGTGCTGGTGTACCCGGCCCACGGCGCGGGCTCGCTCTGCGGCAAGGCCTTGAGCGGGGCCAACAGCAGCACCATTGGGGCCGAGAAAATCGGCAACCCCATGCTGCGCGCCATGAGCGAAGAAGATTTTGTGAAAGAGTTGCTGGCCGACCAACCGTTCATCCCCAAATACTTCGGCTACGACGTGGCCCTGAACAAAGCCGGCGCACCGGCCTTTGCGCCCAGCGTGCAGCAGGTGCCGCGCTTGGCCTCCGGCGCGGCGCTGGAAGCCGGGGCCGTGGTCATCGACACCCGCCCCGCAGCCGAATTCAAGAAAGGCCACGTGAACGGCGCTATCAACATCCAGCAGGGCGGCAAGTTCGAAACCTGGCTGGGCTCCATCGTGGGGCCGGAGGAGTCGTTCTACCTCATCGCGGCCGACGAAGCGACGCGGGAGGACCTTATTCAGAAAACGGCCAAAATCGGCTACGAGCCGCTGATTAAAGGCGCGCTGGTGGGTACCCCGGCCACCAAGGCCACCCTGCCGGTACTCGACGTGCCGACCTTCCGGGAGCACCCGGAGCACTACACCATCGTGGACATCCGCAACCCCGTGGAGTACCGCGACGAGCCCATTTTTGATGGGTCTATCAACATTCCGCTGCCCGAGCTGCGCGAGCGGGCCAGCGAGATTCCGACCGACAAGCCGGTGGTGGTGCATTGCGCCGGCGGCTACCGCTCGGCGGCCGGCAGCAGCATCGTGGCCAACGCCCTGCCCGGCACCGAAGTACTGGATTTGAGCGAGGCCGTGAAGTCCTTCCAAACGGCGACGGCGGCCCACTAA
- a CDS encoding DUF3846 domain-containing protein — MPKTATPYQPHLLDPHSAQPQPVSPANGCSFKLAELYQLLDCQTVDVVRLSPELILIIDDEGKFRHPAYLNLIATYLWYQHQPEARGVDSIVGRAIVCHDKQFR; from the coding sequence ATGCCCAAAACGGCTACTCCTTACCAGCCCCACTTGCTCGACCCGCACAGCGCCCAGCCGCAGCCGGTCAGCCCTGCCAACGGCTGCAGCTTCAAGCTGGCCGAATTGTACCAGCTGCTCGACTGCCAGACCGTCGACGTGGTACGCCTCTCGCCCGAGCTCATTCTCATCATCGACGACGAAGGCAAGTTCCGCCACCCGGCCTACCTCAACCTCATTGCCACCTACCTCTGGTACCAGCACCAACCCGAAGCGCGGGGTGTCGACAGCATCGTGGGCCGCGCCATCGTCTGCCACGACAAACAATTCCGCTAA
- the merTP gene encoding mercuric transport protein MerTP, which yields MNNAPAQPSKSLFGAGLLAALAASLCCITPLLAVVGGLGGAASSFAWLEPYRLYLVALTVAVLGFAWYRHLRPAPAADCCAVPAKRPIMQSTGFLASVTVLAALQLAFPYYGAKLYPTARSSAPVATATGAAPIWQTRTYRIQGMTCEACAHHVEQAVQQVPGVQFVVVSYDQATAQVCYNSAQAQAAQVESAINSTGYHVQNPTR from the coding sequence GTGAACAACGCCCCCGCCCAGCCCTCCAAATCCTTGTTCGGCGCCGGCCTGCTGGCTGCGCTGGCCGCCTCGCTCTGCTGCATCACCCCGCTGCTGGCCGTGGTGGGCGGGCTTGGGGGCGCCGCCAGCTCCTTCGCCTGGCTCGAACCTTACCGCCTCTACCTGGTGGCCCTGACCGTGGCCGTACTCGGCTTCGCCTGGTACCGCCACCTGCGCCCCGCGCCGGCCGCCGACTGCTGCGCCGTGCCTGCCAAACGCCCCATCATGCAATCCACTGGCTTCCTGGCCTCCGTTACCGTACTCGCCGCCTTGCAGCTGGCTTTTCCCTATTACGGCGCCAAGCTTTACCCCACCGCCAGGTCCAGTGCCCCCGTGGCCACTGCTACCGGTGCCGCCCCCATCTGGCAAACCCGCACCTACCGCATCCAGGGCATGACCTGCGAGGCCTGTGCCCACCACGTCGAGCAGGCCGTGCAGCAAGTACCCGGCGTGCAATTCGTGGTCGTTTCCTACGACCAAGCCACCGCCCAGGTCTGCTACAACAGCGCCCAAGCCCAGGCCGCCCAAGTCGAAAGCGCCATCAACAGCACCGGCTACCACGTCCAGAACCCAACCCGCTAA
- a CDS encoding rhodanese-like domain-containing protein has translation MFGFNKSSAPAFQNLTPAQFAEGLRQPGAVLVDVRRPDEFAAGHLPGAVNIEVTAPDFGQRVADLDKTKPTYVYCRSGARSANAAGQLTTAGFAQVSNLLGGVMDWPGQLTTK, from the coding sequence ATGTTCGGTTTCAATAAATCTTCTGCCCCCGCCTTTCAAAACCTGACGCCCGCGCAGTTTGCCGAGGGCCTGCGCCAGCCCGGCGCGGTGCTCGTGGACGTGCGCCGGCCCGACGAGTTTGCCGCGGGCCACCTGCCCGGCGCGGTCAACATCGAAGTCACGGCGCCCGACTTTGGCCAGCGTGTCGCCGATTTGGATAAAACCAAGCCCACCTACGTGTACTGCCGCAGCGGCGCGCGCTCGGCCAACGCCGCCGGCCAGCTCACCACCGCCGGTTTCGCGCAGGTCAGCAACCTGCTCGGCGGCGTGATGGACTGGCCAGGGCAACTGACGACCAAATAA
- a CDS encoding peptidase dimerization domain-containing protein produces the protein MLLSRSCGWLLAGLLSLPALAQTAPPVTAPLPPAKLEALKQELIGEIDQQQKATQQMVDMVFSFGELGFQETETSHYLTGILKKNGFVIQSGIAGVPTAWTATWGSGKPVIAIGSDIDCIPKASQKPGVAYHDPIIEGAPGHGEGHNSGVPLNITAVLALKKIMEREKLPGTLMLWPGAAEELIGAKAYFVRDGYFKNVDACIFTHVGDNLKVSWGDNGYTGNISVKFNFEGQAAHAGATPWRGRSALDAVELMDVGWNFHREHMDLSQRSHYVITDGGDQPNVVPSKAAVWYFLRERTYPKIMEMYADAQKMAEGATLMTKTSVTHEVLGSAWPIHLNKAIAEAMYQNIRRVGLPQWSAADQTLARAAQAETKAPKTDSRNRPIDGLAIRLDTLMGPATSSYGGSDDIGDISWSVPTVVLHYPANIPGLPGHHWANAIAMATPIAHKGVTAGAKAEALTLLDLLVKPELLKAAWAYFNDVQTKDTKYTPLISATDKPAITLNQSIMAQYRPQMMKFYYNPAKYKTYLEQLGIAYPTVRPTAPKASAQ, from the coding sequence ATGCTACTTTCTCGCTCCTGTGGTTGGCTTCTGGCCGGCCTACTTTCGCTGCCTGCCCTGGCCCAAACCGCGCCGCCCGTGACTGCCCCGTTGCCACCCGCCAAGCTCGAAGCGCTGAAGCAGGAGCTCATCGGGGAAATTGACCAACAGCAGAAGGCCACCCAGCAGATGGTGGACATGGTGTTTAGCTTCGGGGAACTGGGCTTTCAGGAAACGGAAACCTCGCACTACCTGACGGGCATCCTGAAGAAAAACGGCTTCGTCATCCAGTCCGGCATTGCCGGCGTGCCGACGGCCTGGACGGCCACCTGGGGGTCGGGCAAGCCGGTCATTGCCATCGGCAGCGACATCGACTGCATTCCCAAGGCCTCCCAAAAGCCAGGCGTGGCCTACCACGACCCCATCATCGAGGGCGCGCCGGGCCACGGCGAGGGCCACAACTCAGGCGTGCCGCTCAACATCACGGCGGTGCTGGCGCTCAAGAAAATCATGGAGCGCGAGAAGCTGCCCGGCACGCTCATGCTCTGGCCTGGCGCCGCCGAGGAACTCATCGGCGCCAAAGCGTACTTCGTGCGCGACGGGTACTTTAAAAACGTCGATGCCTGCATCTTTACTCACGTGGGCGACAACTTGAAAGTGTCGTGGGGCGACAACGGCTACACCGGAAATATTTCCGTCAAGTTCAATTTTGAGGGGCAGGCGGCGCACGCGGGGGCAACCCCCTGGCGCGGCCGCAGCGCCCTGGACGCCGTGGAGCTGATGGACGTGGGCTGGAACTTCCACCGCGAGCACATGGACCTGAGTCAACGCTCGCACTACGTCATCACCGATGGCGGCGACCAGCCCAACGTGGTGCCCTCGAAGGCGGCCGTGTGGTACTTCCTACGCGAGCGCACTTACCCCAAAATCATGGAAATGTACGCCGACGCCCAGAAGATGGCCGAGGGCGCCACGCTGATGACAAAGACCAGCGTAACCCACGAGGTGCTGGGCAGCGCCTGGCCCATCCACCTGAATAAGGCTATTGCTGAGGCCATGTACCAGAACATCCGGCGCGTGGGCCTGCCCCAGTGGAGCGCGGCCGACCAAACGCTGGCCCGCGCCGCGCAGGCCGAAACGAAGGCCCCCAAAACGGACAGCCGCAACCGCCCCATCGACGGCCTAGCCATTCGCCTCGACACGCTCATGGGACCCGCGACCTCCTCCTACGGGGGCTCGGATGACATTGGCGACATTTCCTGGAGCGTGCCCACGGTGGTGCTGCACTACCCCGCCAACATTCCCGGCCTGCCCGGCCACCACTGGGCTAACGCCATTGCCATGGCCACGCCCATTGCCCACAAAGGGGTGACGGCGGGCGCCAAAGCCGAGGCCCTGACCCTGCTCGACCTGCTGGTGAAACCCGAGCTCCTCAAAGCGGCCTGGGCGTACTTCAACGACGTGCAAACCAAGGACACCAAGTACACGCCGCTGATTTCGGCCACGGACAAGCCGGCCATCACCCTCAACCAGAGCATCATGGCCCAGTACCGACCACAGATGATGAAGTTCTACTACAACCCGGCCAAGTACAAAACCTACTTGGAGCAGTTGGGCATTGCCTACCCCACAGTGCGGCCGACAGCCCCGAAAGCGAGCGCCCAATAA